A region of Maridesulfovibrio sp. DNA encodes the following proteins:
- a CDS encoding bacteriohemerythrin — MGRIEWHNGLNLGIKEIDDQHKELISIINNVFEAFDRNETDSAIDEVLQRLHEYTVYHFNAEEKYMEKVGYPHLSEHRQQHAVLKNKVKSFRAARFHKEDVFTHEIKELLTRWLLDHILRVDYKIVDFVKKGGAKNWSENIKE, encoded by the coding sequence ATGGGCAGGATAGAGTGGCATAATGGGTTGAATCTGGGAATCAAGGAAATAGACGATCAACATAAGGAGTTGATCTCTATAATTAATAATGTATTTGAAGCCTTTGACCGCAATGAAACAGACTCTGCAATAGATGAAGTTTTGCAACGGCTGCATGAATATACTGTTTACCATTTCAATGCTGAGGAAAAATACATGGAAAAGGTCGGATACCCTCATCTTTCAGAGCACCGCCAGCAGCATGCAGTCCTCAAAAACAAAGTGAAGTCATTTCGTGCTGCCCGTTTTCATAAAGAGGATGTTTTTACCCATGAAATAAAGGAGCTGCTGACTAGGTGGCTGCTGGATCATATCCTGCGCGTAGATTATAAGATTGTTGATTTTGTGAAGAAAGGTGGAGCCAAGAATTGGTCTGAGAATATTAAAGAGTAA